One window of Triticum dicoccoides isolate Atlit2015 ecotype Zavitan chromosome 5A, WEW_v2.0, whole genome shotgun sequence genomic DNA carries:
- the LOC119297774 gene encoding uncharacterized protein LOC119297774 — protein sequence MDTERLKRFLIGLVVGLAITALLLVADATRPKKRDDIRLNDRGECVYPMSLSFSASLAQLAFVLAVVSHYTSQNGCCKPRDGVSGSSFVAGIILAIISWSMALDAGGIFLLDMLAVWPGNHGKAPECYNGVEADHHRYMKEAFYRSMFAIFFAGCSSKLRSPPPPPPIAS from the exons ATGGACACGGAAAGGTTAAAAAGGTTCTTAATCGGGTTGGTGGTAGGATTAGCCATAACGGCCTTGCTTCTCGTCGCCGATGCCACAAGGCCCAAG AAGCGTGATGATATCAGGTTGAACGACAGGGGTGAGTGCGTGTACCCCATGAGCCTGTCTTTCTCGGCGAGTTTGGCCCAACTGGCTTTCGTTCTGGCTGTCGTCTCGCATTACACCTCCCAAAACGGATGCTGCAAGCCCCGCGACGGCGTCTCCGGATCGAGCTTCGTGGCGGGCATCATCCTTGCCATCATCTCATG GTCAATGGCGTTGGACGCGGGAGGAATCTTTCTCTTGGACATGTTGGCGGTCTGGCCCGGGAACCACGGTAAAGCCCCGGAGTGTTACAACGGTGTTGAGGCGGATCATCATCGCTATATGAAGGAGGCATTCTACCGGAGCATGTTCGCCATCTTCTTTGCAGGCTGCTCCTCCAAGTTAcgttcccctcctcctcctcctcctatagcATCCTAG